Proteins encoded together in one Miscanthus floridulus cultivar M001 chromosome 16, ASM1932011v1, whole genome shotgun sequence window:
- the LOC136511390 gene encoding F-box protein At3g07870-like, producing MTVYHRPKKGRIITYVDVDDGNVRGRGRGRVVSRFQKPICSKSKGSDREKKKKTVPIMASSSSSAPATEATSSSSLDDLNADVVAEILLRLPSASVVRCRAVCRAWRGITSSPGFVAAYSRRRPLELVVQRHGANGVLDTIPLATLDEASRRCLHPGYPSPNINDSNPATGWHADDEYTLMGSCGDLLLFERDRGMGGRHLWVCNPVTRQWSVVALPHCSGLTLPCGLYLHRPSGEHRLLFLANDTWSDITGPASHYVGSLELDAAQTYRRVGPALATVHVFSQAITTHCLDYHGKLHWLGHPEVRESDKILAFDTVSETFRRTMPRPPLLGTKQQYGEMPSLSLLEMDGRLAMAATPDDAGSSMRMDLWVLEDYDSDDGESWTCRHRIDLSALSSPTTFLPRPCCWAMDASALLGHGSNNGDVILLGDMASLSVVLYDLKEKRVLKRIQVVVANKFGRCTHMRALVFRDSLETHGFFPLHKPTNSSM from the exons ATGACCGTCTACCACAGACCGAAGAAGGGAAG GATAATAACGTACGTAGACGTGGACGACGGCAATGT acgtgggcgtgggcgtggacgCGTCGTCTCCAGATTCCAGAAACCAATCTGCTCGAAAAGCAAGGGATCGGAtcgggagaagaaaaaaaaaaccgtaCCGATcatggcgtcgtcgtcgtcgtcggcgccgGCGACAGAAGCGACGTCCTCTTCGTCGTTGGACGACCTGAACGCCGACGTGGTGGCCGAGATCCTGCTCCGCCTACCGTCGGCGTCCGTGGTCCGGTGCCGCGCCGTCTGCAGGGCATGGCGCGGCATCACCAGCAGCCCGGGGTTCGTAGCGGCCTACTCCCGGCGCCGGCCCCTGGAGCTCGTCGTGCAACGCCATGGTGCCAACGGCGTGCTGGACACCATCCCGCTGGCCACCCTCGACGAGGCCAGCCGGCGGTGTCTCCACCCCGGGTACCCCTCCCCCAATATCAACGACTCCAACCCTGCCACGGGGTGGCACGCCGACGACGAGTACACGCTGATGGGTTCTTGCGGCGATCTCTTGCTGTTCGAGAGGGACCGTGGCATGGGTGGCAGGCATCTCTGGGTCTGCAACCCGGTGACCCGGCAGTGGTCCGTCGTGGCGCTGCCGCACTGCAGCGGGCTGACGCTGCCCTGCGGCCTGTACCTCCACCGGCCGTCCGGCGAGCACCGGCTCCTGTTCCTCGCCAACGACACCTGGAGCGACATCACCGGGCCGGCGTCGCACTACGTCGGCTCGCTCGAGCTCGACGCTGCGCAGACCTACCGACGAGTAGGACCGGCGCTTGCAACCGTCCATGTCTTCAGCCAGGCCATAACAACCCATTGTCTTGATTATCACGGCAAGCTTCACTGGCTCGGCCACCCCGAGGTGAGGGAGTCGGACAAGATCCTGGCGTTCGACACGGTGTCCGAGACGTTCCGGCGGACGATGCCGCGCCCGCCGTTGTTAGGGACGAAGCAGCAGTACGGCGAGATGCCCAGCCTGTCCCTGCTGGAGATGGACGGGAGGCTGGCCATGGCAGCCACCCCCGATGATGCAGGCTCCTCCATGCGCATGGACCTCTGGGTGCTGGAGGACTACGACAGCGACGACGGCGAGAGCTGGACCTGCCGCCACCGGATCGACCTGTCAGCCCTGTCGTCACCGACGACGTTTCTGCCTCGTCCATGCTGCTGGGCTATGGACGCTAGTGCGTTGTTGGGGCACGGTAGTAACAATGGCGATGTGATTCTTTTGGGAGACATGGCGAGTCTTTCAGTGGTGCTGTACGATCTTAAGGAGAAGAGGGTGCTCAAGCGAATTCAAGTCGTTGTTGCTAATAAGTTTGGGCGGTGCACCCACATGAGGGCTCTTGTGTTCAGGGATAGCCTTGAGACACACGGCTTCTTCCCTCTTCACAAGCCAACAAATTCGTCTATGTAA
- the LOC136511389 gene encoding uncharacterized protein encodes MEKPFAKVFTGLPHYEMQRKSFAAEAVLPFDLMVAEILLRLPSASVFRCRAVCRAWRGITSSPGFVAAYARRRPLELIVVPTACWTPSRWRWATRRRRPAGASTPGTPGCFYSPTTTSATAGASGRRTTSARSRLLRPGGCRVRR; translated from the exons atggaaaagcctttcgccaaggtttttactggcctaccgcactacgagatgcagaggaagtCATTCGCAG ccgaggcagtgttgcccttcgacct CATGGTGGCCGAGATCCTGCTCCGCCTACCGTCGGCGTCCGTGTTCCGTTGCCGCGCCGTCTGCAGGGCATGGCGCGGCATCACCAGCAGCCCGGGGTTCGTGGCGGCCTATGCCCGGCGGCGGCCCCTGGAGCTCATCGTGGTGCCAACGGCGTGCTGGACACCATCCCGCTGGCGCtgggcgacgaggaggaggaggcccgCCGGTGCCTCCACCCCGGGTACCCCAG GCTGCTTCTACTCACCAACGACGACGAGTGCTACGGCTGGGGCAAGTGGGCGTCGCACTACGTCCGCTCGCTCGAGGCTGCTGAGACCCGGCGGCTGCAGGGTCCGGCGGTGA
- the LOC136511388 gene encoding probable inactive receptor kinase RLK902: MSPNDYTLRVSDAQPPPPLPSVRPAVSAAAAGRKKLFCFGRIPRPYDLEDLLRASAEVLGKGTYGTTYKAAIESGPVMAVKRLKETSLPEREFRDKVAAIGGIDHPNVVLLQAAGLLLQQGREKLMVYDRVRGHGQSFLHASRQPRLRPVAAELGVEEAHRAGLEYIHATGSMATHGNIKSSNILLSRTVDARVAEHGLAQDGPCCGVPAYCAPEVVADPRRVSQKAGVYSFGMLLLELLTEKAPMHAVLHDEGVDLPRWARSVVKEWTSEVFDMELLRHPVPEEEMVEMLRLAMDCTEPAPDQRPAMPEIVARIEASTACARPARDFSHSSPKLELAATGPLPGAEAAAALTSGRRGGA, encoded by the exons ATGAGCCCCAATGACTACACTCTACGTGTCTCAGACGCGCAACCACCGCCGCCACTGCCTTCAGTCCGGCCAGCCGTCTCGGCTGCAGCCGCGGGGCGGAAGAAGCTTTTCTGCTTCGGTAGGATTCCTCGGCCCTACGACCTCGAGGACCTGCTGCGCGCGTCCGCCGAGGTTCTTGGCAAGGGCACGTACGGTACCACGTACAAGGCTGCGATCGAGTCTGGGCCGGTCATGGCGGTGAAGCGCCTCAAGGAGACTTCGTTGCCGGAGCGCGAGTTCCGGGACAAGGTCGCGGCCATCGGCGGGATCGACCATCCCAACGTCGTGCTCCTGCAGGCTGCAGGCCTATTACTTCAGCAAGGACGAGAGAAGCTCATGGTGTACGATCGAGTTCGTGGCCATGGGCAGTCTTTCCTCCATGCTTCACG GCAACCACGGCTCCGGCCGGTCGCCGCTGAGCTAGGAGTCGAGGAGGCACATCGCGCTGGCCTTGAGTACATCCACGCGACGGGCTCCATGGCCACGCACGGCAACATCAAGTCCTCCAACATCCTCCTCAGCCGCACCGTGGACGCGCGCGTGGCCGAACATGGGCTCGCGCAAGACGGCCCGTGTTGCGGGGTACCGGCGTACTGCGCACCCGAAGTTGTGGCGGACCCGCGCCGGGTGTCGCAGAAGGCCGGCGTGTACAGCTTCGGCATGTTGCTCCTGGAGCTGCTGACGGAGAAGGCGCCGATGCACGCGGTGCTGCACGACGAAGGCGTGGACCTCCCGCGGTGGGCGCGCTCTGTGGTGAAGGAGTGGACGTCCGAGGTGTTCGACATGGAGCTGCTCAGGCACCCGGTACCCGAggaggagatggtggagatgctgCGACTGGCCATGGACTGCACTGAGCCCGCCCCGGATCAGCGGCCGGCGATGCCCGAGATCGTGGCGCGCATCGAGGCGTCGACGGCGTGCGCCAGACCAGCCCGCGATTTTTCCCACAGCAGCCCAAAGCTGGAGCTCGCCGCCACAGGCCCCCTACCTGGAGCCGAGGCTGCGGCTGCACTCACCTCAGGAAGAAGGGGAGGAGCTTGA
- the LOC136512556 gene encoding RGG repeats nuclear RNA binding protein A-like, with protein sequence MASRNQFDLLGDVDNDDPAHLLAAAEKKAAAAPKPAPAPSPAKLPTRPPPPAQAVREERSYGAPPRDGPGRGRPGRGRGGRGGRTGPRRDFGDADANGFEGGYGGGGGFGDGGVARGENGEGRQAERGHGPRQPYRGGGRCGGYTDGQAGDEFGRPRRAYERHSGTGRGYEMKREGAGRGNWGTPTDEGLAQDTVDAVNPEETAAVVEDEKKPEDAPQSEVEKDKEGAENEEEEKEAEDKEMTLEEYEKVLEEKRKALHALKAEERKVEIDKELQSMQQLSVKKDADEVFIKLGSDKDLKKKENAEREERAKKSLSINEFLKPAEGERYYNPSNRGRGRGRGRGERGGFRGGYNGGYRGPAAAPTIEDQAQFPALS encoded by the exons ATGGCGTCGAGGAACCAATTCGATCTCCTTGGAGACGTCGACAACGACGACCCCGCCCACCTCCTCGCAGCCGCCGAGAAGAAGGCGGCCGCGGCGCCTAAGCCCGCGCCAGCGCCCTCGCCGGCCAAGCTGCCCACCAGGCCCCCGCCGCCCGCGCAAGCTG TGAGGGAAGAAAGGAGCTATGGTGCTCCACCGCGCGATGGTCCTGGGCGTGGTCGTCCAGGACGCGGAAGAGGCGGCCGTGGCGGCAGGACCGGCCCGAGGCGAGATTTTGGCGATGCTGATGCCAACGGCTTTGAGGGAGggtatggtggtggtggtggctttgGAGACGGTGGTGTTGCTCGCGGTGAAAATGGTGAGGGGAGGCAGGCAGAGAGGGGCCATGGGCCGCGCCAGCCTTACCGTGGAGGTGGGCGCTGTGGTGGGTATACCGATGGGCAGGCTGGGGATGAGTTCGGACGCCCTCGCCGGGCATATGAGCGCCACAGCGGCACGGGCCGTGGCTACGAGATGAAGCGTGAAGGGGCTGGGCGAGGAAATTGGGGAACTCCGACTGATGAAGGCCTTGCACA GGACACTGTGGATGCCGTTAATCCTGAGGAAACTGCTGCCGTGgtggaggatgagaagaaacctGAAGATGCACCACAGTCTGAGGttgagaaggacaaggagggtgcGGAGAATGAAGAGGAAGAAAAGGAAGCTGAGGATAAG GAGATGACTTTGGAGGAATATGAAAAAGTACTGGAGGAAAAACGAAAAGCTTTACATGCCCTTAAGGCTGAGGAGAGAAAAGTTGAGATTGACAAGGAGCTGCAGTCCATGCAACAGTTGTCAGTTAAAAAGGATGCTGATGAAGTGTTTATCAAGCTG GGCTCTGACAAGGActtgaaaaagaaagaaaatgctGAAAGAGAAGAACGGGCCAAGAAG TCCCTGAGCATCAACGAATTCTTGAAGCCAGCTGAAGGTGAGAGGTACTATAACCCCAgtaaccgtggccgtggccgtggtagGGGTCGTGGTGAGCGTGGGGGGTTCCGTGGTGGTTACAACGGTGGTTATCGGGGACCAGCTGCTGCTCCAACCATCGAAGACCAGGCTCAGTTCCCTGCCCTGTCCTAA
- the LOC136511387 gene encoding protein transport protein SEC31 homolog B-like yields the protein MAPRLEQRQRPRSPQEGEGDELDGGDGVCSKRDGMLYLGDLAFFRCTSIGGGNQYQIKEVEEAASERQSEFDNLLKDDFIEHSLKGFNLKSKVNRDDVEDWVVLDKPNRTDNSGLVLKLNDISGKVFAISFNNQHKNVLACGGDSEKLKLYQFDHPIKSYELADVGSSSRTTFVDWHPQYPVAIASTCDAATAKIWDLRVKKPTHSINQKNMHCTEIHWNANHPVEFVVGSVGDDTTVKIWDLRNTYHPLSDFGPKKVVVSLSWCRNHPNLIITTAVDGGVDCWKLNVIENHLGRYTCSLNVDLCLWVRRKRQPGSMTM from the exons ATGGCCCCCCGCCTGGAGCAGAGGCAGCGGCCACGCTCACCTCAGGAAGGAGaaggggacgagcttgacggagGCGATGGCGTTTGCTCCAAACGTGACGGAATGCTATATCTAGGTGACCTTGCAttctttcgatg TACCTCAATTGGTGGTGGAAATCAGTACCAGATAAAAGAAGT GGAGGAAGCTGCTTCAGAAAGGCAGTCGGAGTTTGACAATCTTCTTAAGGACGACTTCATAGAACACTCTCTAAAAGGATTTAATCTAAAATCCAAGGTTAACCGTGATGATGTTGAGGACTGGGTTGTTCTAGACAAGCCCAACAGAACTGACAACAGTGGGTTGGTGCTAAAGCTAAATGATATCAGTGGAAAA GTTTTTGCCATATCATTTAACAATCAACATAAAAATGTCCTTGCCTGTGGTGGAGATAGTGAGAAGTTAAAGCTTTACCAGTTTGATCATCCTATCAAATCTTATGAA TTGGCTGATGTTGGGTCAAGTTCTCGAACTACTTTTGTAGATTGGCACCCTCAGTATCCTGTAGCAATTGCAAGCACATGCGATGCTGCAACAGCAA AGATTTGGGATCTGAGAGTAAAGAAACCAACACACAGCATTAACCAAAAGAACATGCATTGCACTGAGATTCACTGGAATGCAAACCACCCTGTGGAGTTTGTCGTCGGATCAGTAGGTGATGATACCACAGTCAAG ATATGGGATTTACGCAACACTTATCATCCATTATCTGATTTTGGACCTAAAAAAG TTGTGGTCTCGCTTTCCTGGTGTCGTAATCATCCAAATTTGATCATTACCACCGCTGTGGATGGAGGGGTTGACTGCTGGAAACTGAATGTGATTGAG AACCATCTCGGACGGTATACTTGCTCTCTGAACGTAGATCTTTGCCTTTGGGTGAGAAGGAAGAGACAGCCTGGTTCGATGACAATGTGA